One Euphorbia lathyris chromosome 1, ddEupLath1.1, whole genome shotgun sequence DNA segment encodes these proteins:
- the LOC136210670 gene encoding subtilisin-like protease 3, giving the protein MLLILFLILTSIFSSFQAVRTPIRSSTINEDSKEVSNLQTYIVLLQKPDGKEFADFDDLDSWYQSFLPDSKFSSNESCVVYSYHHVVTGFAAKLTADDVMAIKQKEGFISARPRRMVPLHTTHTPTFLGLEVGLWNMSNYGKGVIIGLIDSGITADHPSFSGDGMPPPPAKWKGKCDKVTLCNNKLIGARNFDTTSNGTSDDYMHGTHTASTAAGSPVQGANYYGQANGTAIGMAPLAHLAMYKVSGRGSEAGESEILAAMDAAIEDGVDVLSLSLGIGSHPFYDDVIALGAYAAIRRGIFVSCSAGNSGPDSSSLSNEAPWILTVGASTVDRAIRATVLLGDNAEFNGETLFQPNDFPSTLTPLVYAGANGTLSSASCGHGSLGDVDVKGKVVLCERGGSNDIYKGQEVKDNGGVAMIVMNDQYYGNDIEPQFHVLPASEVSYAAGSAIKAYLNSTSSPTATILFKGTVTGVPEAPQLADFSSRGPSLASPGILKPDIIGPGVRVLAAWPVSVDNSNHKFAMISGTSMSCPHLAGIAALLKSVYPDWSPAAIKSAIITTANLHNLGDTPISDQEFTLATVFDMGAGHVNPSAASKPGLIYDIQPEDYISYLCGLGYSDQNVGLIVQSKVSCSNDTNIPEAQLNYPSFSIKLGPTPQTYTRTVTNVGQANSDYSLETIVPRGVDVKVTPDKLGFSRVNQKATYSVTFSKQEGANGSFGQGFLNWVADGYYVSSPIAIIFE; this is encoded by the coding sequence ATGTTGCTTATACTCTTCCTCATTCTAACTTCCATTTTCAGCTCATTCCAAGCAGTTAGGACACCGATTCGTTCTTCAACCATCAATGAAGATTCAAAAGAGGTAAGCAACTTACAGACTTACATTGTCCTTTTACAAAAACCTGATGGCAAAGAGTTCGCAGATTTTGATGATTTAGATAGCTGGTATCAGTCCTTTTTGCCTGATAGTAAGTTTAGCTCAAACGAATCGTGTGTTGTATATTCCTACCATCATGTAGTCACAGGGTTTGCTGCAAAACTTACAGCGGATGATGTAATGGCAATCAAACAAAAGGAGGGGTTCATTTCAGCACGGCCTAGAAGGATGGTGCCCCTCCACACAACTCATACGCCTACCTTCTTGGGCTTAGAAGTAGGACTTTGGAACATGTCTAACTATGGAAAAGGTGTTATTATTGGACTTATTGACAGCGGAATAACTGCTGATCATCCTTCATTTAGCGGTGATGGGATGCCTCCTCCACCAGCCAAATGGAAAGGGAAATGTGACAAAGTAACATTGTGCAACAACAAACTTATTGGCGCACGAAACTTTGATACTACGAGTAATGGCACTTCAGATGACTACATGCATGGGACTCACACGGCTAGCACAGCAGCCGGAAGTCCAGTGCAAGGTGCTAACTACTATGGCCAGGCCAATGGCACAGCAATTGGCATGGCACCATTAGCCCACTTGGCAATGTACAAAGTTTCTGGCAGAGGTAGCGAGGCTGGTGAAAGTGAAATACTGGCTGCAATGGATGCAGCAATTGAGGATGGTGTTGATGTGCTGTCGCTTTCTCTCGGAATTGGTTCCCATCCATTTTATGATGATGTAATTGCATTAGGAGCATATGCAGCTATTAGAAGGGGAATCTTCGTAAGTTGCTCAGCAGGAAATTCTGGACCTGATAGTAGTTCATTATCGAATGAGGCACCATGGATTCTAACAGTTGGAGCAAGTACTGTTGACAGAGCTATAAGAGCAACAGTTTTACTTGGAGACAATGCAGAGTTTAATGGCGAAACTCTTTTCCAGCCAAATGATTTTCCTTCAACATTGACTCCGCTTGTTTATGCAGGTGCAAATGGTACTTTATCCTCTGCATCTTGCGGGCATGGATCATTGGGAGATGTTGATGTCAAAGGAAAAGTAGTATTATGTGAGAGAGGAGGCTCCAACGATATCTACAAAGGCCAAGAAGTGAAAGACAACGGTGGGGTTGCCATGATTGTAATGAATGATCAATACTATGGTAATGATATTGAACCTCAATTTCATGTGCTCCCTGCATCAGAAGTAAGTTATGCGGCGGGATCAGCAATCAAAGCATACTTAAACTCAACATCTTCCCCCACAGCTACTATCTTATTTAAAGGAACTGTTACCGGTGTACCAGAGGCTCCACAACTTGCTGATTTTTCCTCAAGAGGTCCTAGCCTGGCTAGTCCTGGGATTTTGAAACCGGACATTATAGGACCTGGTGTAAGAGTTTTAGCAGCTTGGCCAGTTTCAGTTGACAATAGTAACCACAAATTTGCTATGATCTCAGGCACTTCAATGTCTTGCCCTCATCTAGCTGGAATTGCAGCTTTACTCAAAAGCGTGTATCCTGATTGGTCACCTGCTGCCATAAAATCTGCTATCATAACCACTGCTAATTTGCATAATCTTGGAGACACACCCATTTCTGATCAAGAGTTCACTCTAGCTACTGTTTTTGACATGGGTGCAGGCCATGTGAATCCATCAGCAGCGAGTAAACCCGGGCTTATATACGATATCCAACCTGAAGATTACATTTCTTACTTATGCGGTTTGGGCTATTCTGATCAAAATGTGGGACTCATTGTGCAAAGTAAAGTGAGTTGCTCAAATGATACAAACATACCTGAAGCTCAGCTAAACTATCCCTCATTTTCAATCAAATTGGGTCCCACTCCACAAACGTACACAAGAACGGTAACAAATGTTGGGCAGGCTAATTCAGATTACAGTCTTGAGACTATTGTACCAAGAGGTGTAGATGTGAAGGTTACGCCTGATAAACTTGGTTTCAGCAGGGTGAACCAGAAGGCTACGTATTCAGTAACATTTAGCAAGCAAGAAGGTGCAAATGGATCTTTTGGTCAAGGATTTCTAAATTGGGTGGCTGATGGGTATTATGTCAGTAGCCCAATCGCAATCATATTTGAATAA
- the LOC136213594 gene encoding subtilisin-like protease: MANERSELLPALAIIFLVSFTSLLSFSQAMVTKEVSSKKTMGERSNLETYIVFVTKPEVGVSEDLESWYQSFLPVSISKSNKQQRVIYSYRNVASGFAAKLTADEAKAMEDKDGFVSARPQKIFSLHTTHTPNFLGLHQNLGVWNSSNYGKGVIIGLLDTGITPDHPSFSDEGMPPPPAKWKGKCEFSETKCNNKLIGARTFLSNVHPSGEPSDEEGHGTHTSSTAAGAAVKGANVYGNANGTAVGMAPLAHVAMYKVCGDFGCTESDILAAMDTAVEDGVDVLSLSLGGGSAAFFDDAIAVGAFGAMQSGIFVSCSAGNSGPDNFTLSNEAPWILTVGASTVDRSIRSTVKLGNNLEYFGESLYQPDMSVQAFMPLVYPGKDGNESAAVCAPGYLESTQVKGKIVVCDRGGLVGRVEKGQVVSDAGGIGMILVNEEVDGYSTLADAHVLPASHVSYNDGEKIKSYINSTSSPTAMFLFEGTIIGVETAPMVSSFSSRGPSIASPGILKPDIIGPGVSILAAWPVSVENKTDTKATFNMISGTSMSCPHLSGIAALLKSAHPDWSPAAIKSAIMTTADVVNLGGKPIVDERLLPADVLATGAGHVNPSKAANPGLVYDIQPNDYIPYLCGLGYTDREVTYLLQRKVKCSEVEAIPEAQLNYPSFSIVFGNKTQTYTRTVTNVGPATSSYTVSALPPLGVEMTISPAQISFTEVKQTATYTVTFTQTSSASDKPFLQGYLYWTSEQYSVMSKILVLFSGEE; this comes from the coding sequence ATGGCAAACGAGAGGTCTGAATTGTTGCCAGCCTTGGCAATCATCTTTCTTGTTAGCTTTACCTCCTTGTTAAGTTTTTCTCAAGCAATGGTTACCAAGGAAGTAAGTAGTAAGAAAACTATGGGTGAGAGAAGCAACTTAGAAACTTACATTGTGTTTGTAACAAAGCCAGAAGTTGGAGTTTCAGAAGATTTAGAGAGCTGGTATCAGTCATTTTTGCCAGTAAGTATTTCAAAATCGAACAAGCAACAACGCGTCATATATTCCTACCGAAATGTGGCTAGTGGGTTTGCAGCAAAACTGACAGCAGATGAAGCAAAAGCTATGGAGGACAAGGACGGGTTTGTGTCAGCCAGACCTCAAAAGATCTTTTCCCTGCATACTACTCATACTCCCAACTTCTTGGGGTTGCACCAGAACTTAGGAGTCTGGAATAGCTCGAATTACGGAAAGGGAGTGATTATTGGTCTTCTAGATACCGGAATAACACCAGATCACCCTTCGTTTAGCGATGAAGGAATGCCTCCTCCACCAGCCAAATGGAAAGGGAAATGCGAATTTAGTGAAACTAAGTGCAACAACAAGCTCATTGGTGCAAGAACTTTTCTATCGAATGTGCATCCTTCTGGCGAACCATCGGACGAAGAAGGGCATGGAACCCACACATCCAGCACAGCAGCAGGTGCTGCTGTAAAGGGTGCCAATGTATATGGTAATGCCAATGGCACAGCAGTTGGAATGGCACCTTTGGCTCATGTGGCAATGTACAAAGTTTGTGGTGATTTTGGTTGCACTGAAAGTGACATATTGGCCGCAATGGATACAGCTGTTGAGGATGGTGTTGATGTGCTTTCCCTTTCTCTTGGCGGCGGTTCAGCTGCCTTTTTTGACGATGCAATTGCAGTAGGTGCATTTGGAGCTATGCAAAGCGGGATATTTGTGAGTTGTTCAGCTGGAAATTCTGGCCCAGATAACTTCACTTTATCAAATGAGGCTCCATGGATTCTCACAGTCGGAGCAAGCACCGTTGACAGAAGCATAAGATCAACTGTAAAGCTTGGAAACAATCTAGAATATTTTGGGGAATCACTTTATCAGCCAGACATGTCGGTTCAAGCCTTTATGCCTCTTGTTTATCCAGGCAAAGACGGAAATGAATCAGCTGCTGTATGTGCACCGGGGTATTTGGAAAGTACTCAAGTTAAGGGAAAGATAGTTGTATGTGATAGAGGTGGACTTGTCGGAAGAGTTGAGAAAGGACAAGTAGTAAGTGATGCTGGTGGTATTGGTATGATTCTTGTGAACGAAGAGGTGGACGGTTATAGTACTTTAGCTGATGCTCATGTCCTTCCCGCGTCGCATGTGAGTTACAACGATGGGGAGAAAATAAAATCTTACATCAACTCAACATCTTCACCAACAGCAATGTTTCTGTTTGAAGGAACTATTATCGGAGTCGAAACTGCTCCCATGGTTTCTTCCTTCTCCTCTCGGGGCCCAAGCATTGCAAGCCCTGGCATCTTAAAACCAGACATCATAGGTCCTGGTGTAAGCATTCTAGCAGCCTGGCCAGTTTCAGTGGAGAACAAGACGGATACAAAAGCAACATTCAACATGATTTCAGGCACCTCTATGTCCTGCCCTCATCTTAGCGGCATTGCTGCTTTGTTGAAAAGTGCTCACCCTGACTGGTCACCTGCTGCTATCAAATCTGCTATTATGACTACTGCAGATGTAGTGAACCTCGGTGGCAAGCCAATTGTCGATGAAAGGCTTCTTCCTGCTGATGTATTGGCCACTGGAGCAGGCCATGTTAACCCATCGAAAGCCGCTAATCCAGGGCTTGTGTATGATATCCAGCCTAATGACTATATTCCTTACTTGTGTGGTTTAGGCTACACAGACAGAGAAGTTACATACCTTCTGCAGCGAAAAGTTAAGTGCTCAGAAGTGGAAGCTATACCTGAAGCACAACTCAATTATCCTTCATTCTCAATTGTGTTCGGAAACAAAACTCAGACATATACTAGAACGGTTACCAATGTTGGTCCAGCTACCTCATCTTATACTGTTTCAGCACTTCCACCTTTAGGTGTTGAGATGACAATTTCACCTGCTCAGATTTCTTTCACTGAGGTGAAACAGACAGCAACTTATACAGTGACATTTACACAGACAAGCAGTGCCAGTGACAAGCCTTTCCTTCAAGGATATCTCTATTGGACTTCTGAGCAATATTCAGTAATGAGCAAAATACTAGTACTATTCTCAGGTGAGGAATAG
- the LOC136213611 gene encoding subtilisin-like protease 4 encodes MKKNNLPPNMAVIPYLFLIFCFNLYPSIAQSAEHTAKLTENNDLETYIVHVSQPEDRTFSQSEDLENWHKSFLSFSTASSEEQPQRMLYSYQNIISGFAARLTQEEVKAMEKMNGFVSAHPERKIRKQTTHSPNFLGLHQNYGLWKDSNLGKGMIIGVLDGGVLPDHPSFSDKGMPPPPAKWKGRCDFTASECNNKLIGARTFNLAAKAMKGAMAEPPIDVDGHGTHTASTAAGNFVYGAEVLGTAEGTAAGMAPYAHLAIYKVCFGDPNDDCPESDVLAGMDTAINDGVDVLSLSLGEESMPFFQDNIAIASFAAIQKGIFVSCSAGNFGPSNSTLSNEAPWILTVGASSIDRKIVATAKLGNGAELEGESVFQPSNLPTKLLPLVYAGMHKAESAFCGEGSLSGMDVKGKVVFCERGGGIGRVFKGEIVKSAGGAAMIVANDQTNGFSIIADAHVLPATHVSFAAGQKIKAYISSAKTPMATILFKGTVIGDSLAPAITSFSSRGPNLASPGILKPDIIGPGVSILAAWHTPLDNNTQTKANFNIMSGTSMSCPHLSGIAALLKSAHPSWSPAAIKSAIMTTADILNMGRKPIVDETDEPADVFATGSGHVNPSRANDPGLIYDIQPDDYVPYLCGLGYTDKQISIIAHKTITCSGKPKIPEGQLNYPSFSVALGLSQSFTRTVTNVGSANSVYVATVIPPPGVVVNVKPARLYFSKVNQKATYSVTFSRSGYGGRTSEFAQGSITWVSVKYFARSPISVKFK; translated from the coding sequence ATGAAGAAGAACAATTTGCCACCAAACATGGCTGTCATTCCttatctttttcttattttctgctTCAACTTATATCCTTCTATAGCTCAATCAGCTGAGCACACAGCCAAACTAACAGAAAATAACGACTTAGAGACGTACATTGTCCATGTCAGCCAACCAGAAGACAGAACCTTTTCCCAGTCAGAGGATCTGGAGAACTGGCACAAGTCATTTTTATCATTTAGCACAGCAAGCTCTGAAGAGCAGCCGCAGCGTATGCTTTACTCATACCAGAATATAATCAGTGGTTTTGCTGCAAGACTCACACAAGAAGAAGTTAAGGCCATGGAAAAGATGAACGGCTTTGTGTCTGCACATCCTGAAAGAAAAATACGTAAACAGACAACTCACTCTCCCAACTTCTTAGGATTGCACCAGAATTATGGGTTGTGGAAAGACTCGAACTTAGGCAAGGGGATGATCATCGGAGTGCTCGATGGTGGAGTTTTGCCCGACCATCCTTCATTCAGTGACAAAGGCATGCCACCACCTCCAGCCAAATGGAAAGGAAGATGTGACTTTACAGCATCAGAGTGTAACAACAAACTAATCGGTGCAAGGACATTTAATCTTGCAGCTAAGGCTATGAAGGGAGCAATGGCTGAACCACCGATAGACGTAGATGGGCATGGAACTCATACAGCAAGCACAGCAGCTGGTAACTTTGTATATGGCGCTGAGGTGTTGGGAACTGCAGAAGGCACAGCAGCTGGAATGGCACCATATGCTCATTTGGCAATTTACAAAGTGTGCTTTGGAGATCCTAATGATGATTGTCCCGAAAGTGATGTATTAGCCGGGATGGATACAGCCATAAATGATGGTGTCGATGTGCTTTCGCTTTCCCTTGGTGAAGAGTCAATGCCATTCTTTCAGGACAACATAGCAATAGCATCCTTTGCAGCAATTCAGAAGGGGATATTTGTAAGCTGTTCTGCTGGAAATTTTGGCCCTTCCAATAGCACATTATCTAATGAAGCCCCATGGATTCTCACAGTTGGAGCAAGCTCAATAGACAGGAAAATTGTTGCCACAGCAAAGCTTGGAAACGGAGCAGAATTGGAAGGTGAATCTGTTTTCCAACCGAGCAACCTCCCCACAAAACTTCTACCCCTTGTTTATGCTGGCATGCACAAAGCAGAGTCAGCATTTTGTGGTGAGGGATCATTAAGTGGCATGGATGTAAAAGGCAAAGTAGTTTTTTGCGAACGAGGAGGAGGAATAGGCAGAGTTTTTAAAGGAGAGATAGTAAAAAGTGCTGGGGGTGCTGCTATGATAGTAGCCAATGACCAGACTAATGGGTTCAGTATAATAGCTGATGCTCATGTCCTTCCCGCAACCCATGTCAGCTTTGCTGCAGGACAGAAGATCAAAGCATATATAAGTTCAGCTAAGACACCAATGGCGACGATCTTATTCAAAGGAACTGTCATAGGTGACTCATTAGCTCCAGCTATTACTTCATTCTCCTCGCGAGGTCCCAACTTGGCGAGCCCAGGAATTCTGAAACCCGACATTATTGGACCTGGTGTGAGCATTCTAGCAGCATGGCATACCCCTCTTGACAATAACACACAAACCAAAGCAAATTTCAACATAATGTCCGGAACATCAATGTCATGCCCTCATCTCAGTGGTATTGCAGCCTTGCTTAAGAGTGCACATCCTTCCTGGTCACCAGCTGCCATTAAATCTGCCATAATGACTACAGCTGATATCTTAAACATGGGACGAAAACCTATTGTTGATGAAACAGATGAACCTGCAGATGTTTTTGCCACTGGTTCAGGCCATGTGAATCCATCAAGAGCAAACGACCCCGGGTTGATTTATGACATCCAACCAGATGACTATGTACCTTATTTATGTGGCTTGGGCTATACAGACAAGCAAATCAGCATAATTGCTCATAAAACAATTACATGCTCAGGAAAACCAAAAATACCTGAAGGACAGCTGAATTATCCTTCCTTTTCCGTCGCACTTGGACTTTCACAGTCATTCACAAGGACTGTAACAAATGTTGGTTCTGCGAACTCAGTTTATGTGGCAACTGTTATTCCACCACCTGGAGTAGTTGTGAATGTCAAACCTGCTAGACTCTACTTTTCAAAAGTAAACCAAAAGGCAACATACTCGGTCACGTTTAGTCGCTCAGGCTATGGTGGCAGAACCAGTGAATTTGCTCAAGGATCTATAACTTGGGTTTCTGTTAAGTACTTTGCCAGGAGTCCAATCTCTGTGAAGTTCAAATGA